The following are from one region of the Acidobacteriota bacterium genome:
- a CDS encoding PIG-L deacetylase family protein: protein MIGPGAVGKALILAAHPDDAELAAGGTIAYLRSRGTAVTVANFTTSAYSEEGFTRRRRAAERAAQILGHRLVWVEDGRLNQVEDLHEYETVRLLDALVEEEQPDLIIGPWEGDSHGDHVQLARAALASSRRWSASLFACSPSEFRTPCFHRFQPNVFVDITPFRDLKIAAIREFNFDSDDYRELAFDQLSRQWSYFGALCGCDCAEGLMLLRQQWPAAAGTGGDHV, encoded by the coding sequence TTGATCGGCCCCGGAGCGGTGGGCAAGGCCTTGATCCTGGCGGCCCATCCGGACGATGCGGAGTTGGCCGCCGGCGGCACCATCGCCTACCTGCGATCTCGCGGAACGGCGGTGACGGTGGCGAATTTCACCACCTCGGCGTATTCCGAGGAAGGGTTCACCCGGCGCCGGCGGGCGGCCGAGCGCGCCGCCCAGATCCTCGGCCACCGGCTGGTGTGGGTCGAAGACGGCCGCCTCAATCAGGTCGAAGACCTCCACGAATACGAAACCGTGCGCCTGCTCGACGCCCTGGTCGAGGAGGAGCAGCCGGACCTGATCATCGGCCCCTGGGAGGGCGATTCCCACGGCGATCACGTGCAGCTCGCGCGCGCCGCCCTGGCGTCGTCGCGGCGCTGGTCCGCAAGCCTGTTCGCCTGCTCGCCGAGCGAGTTCCGAACGCCCTGCTTCCATCGCTTCCAACCGAACGTCTTCGTGGACATCACCCCCTTTCGCGATCTCAAGATCGCCGCCATCCGGGAGTTCAACTTCGACAGCGACGACTACCGGGAACTGGCGTTCGATCAACTGAGTCGCCAGTGGAGCTATTTCGGCGCTCTCTGCGGCTGCGACTGCGCCGAAGGATTGATGCTCCTGCGGCAGCAATGGCCGGCGGCGGCCGGCACCGGAGGTGACCATGTCTGA
- a CDS encoding phytanoyl-CoA dioxygenase family protein, whose protein sequence is MRLTEHQKHFFDTFGFLRFNGLMADCIDEITNAFEQVWVDTSGHHGSPHDGTKRSLIVPFIDRHERLCRLLDDERIHGILSGLLGPDFNYCSSDGNYYVGDTPYHSRPYFGGLKALKVAFYLDPLTADTGCLRVIPGSHRYGDSYADSLHETAPEPEEAWGIESSQVPAIALETRPGDILVFNHGVKHGAFGGGSYRRLFVINAAEHCPDDKLDGLRTMISSFARFWIDEYYGKTMIETADEKRMRNLQQIIDNQGHLPALAAKARSEMSEPSRK, encoded by the coding sequence TTGCGGCTTACCGAGCACCAGAAGCACTTTTTCGACACTTTCGGATTTCTTCGTTTCAACGGCCTGATGGCCGACTGCATCGACGAAATCACCAACGCCTTCGAGCAGGTGTGGGTAGACACCTCCGGCCATCACGGTTCGCCCCACGACGGCACCAAGCGGTCTCTGATCGTCCCGTTCATCGACCGCCATGAGCGCTTGTGCCGGCTGCTCGACGACGAGCGGATCCATGGCATTCTCAGCGGTCTCTTGGGTCCGGACTTCAACTACTGCAGTTCCGACGGCAACTACTACGTCGGCGACACGCCGTATCACTCGCGCCCATACTTCGGCGGCCTCAAGGCCCTCAAGGTGGCCTTCTACCTGGATCCCCTGACCGCCGACACGGGCTGCCTGCGGGTCATCCCCGGCAGCCACCGATATGGGGACTCCTATGCCGACTCGCTGCACGAGACGGCCCCGGAACCGGAGGAGGCCTGGGGAATCGAATCATCGCAGGTCCCGGCCATCGCTCTCGAAACCCGCCCCGGCGACATTCTGGTTTTCAATCACGGCGTGAAGCACGGCGCCTTCGGCGGCGGCAGCTATCGGCGGCTGTTCGTGATCAACGCCGCCGAGCACTGTCCCGACGACAAGCTCGACGGTTTGCGCACCATGATCAGCTCTTTCGCGCGCTTCTGGATCGACGAGTACTACGGCAAGACGATGATCGAGACCGCCGACGAGAAGCGCATGCGAAACCTCCAGCAGATCATCGACAACCAAGGTCACCTTCCCGCCCTCGCGGCCAAAGCGCGATCGGAGATGTCGGAGCCGTCTCGTAAGTGA
- a CDS encoding UDP binding domain-containing protein — protein MSEVDTPRISNYGDLLRTGRFRVAVWGVGYIGYSSLIHFAEEGVAGIAYDPDEARVAQVLGGEYPVPGLEDWLRIDPKPLVEKGLLSATSDPQAVLGEEQLVDLVCVPTEREGRPWSFPLSDVMTRLAKSIAQQQDRHVRPRLVIVESTLEPGTVDRQVLPILAEHGVEAGRDVLLGVAPRRDWFVDPSRTLRTLDRIYSGHGPGGAEAVESVLGILCDRLHRASSYRVAELVKCVENAYRHAAISLANQLTLGFPEVDMDEVLDLASTKWNMQRYSPSFGAGGYCIPLAGQYLLQGASRPDSLGILRAAFDGDLQIRQEVAESVIRRGRRSVGILGLAYRGDLKVSVMSPSLHIAEVLRTRGVPVKVSDPYYSAREVRDLTGLETFDPAATLDEFDTLIVNTDHRRYLERDVLETVQSISRDFLILDNYGIWKDLTWPSGTRYYRAGAPGWLASLDDRPEILAAVNAGSGRP, from the coding sequence ATGTCTGAGGTCGACACTCCGCGGATCTCCAACTACGGCGACCTCCTGCGAACGGGACGCTTCCGGGTAGCCGTTTGGGGAGTGGGGTATATCGGCTATTCGAGCCTGATTCACTTTGCCGAGGAGGGCGTGGCGGGCATCGCCTACGATCCGGACGAGGCTCGCGTTGCGCAGGTCCTCGGTGGCGAGTACCCGGTGCCGGGGCTCGAAGATTGGCTCCGGATCGACCCCAAACCGCTGGTCGAAAAGGGCCTCCTGTCCGCCACCAGCGACCCGCAAGCGGTGCTCGGGGAAGAACAGCTCGTGGACCTCGTCTGCGTGCCGACGGAGCGCGAGGGGCGTCCGTGGTCCTTCCCCTTGAGCGACGTGATGACCCGCCTGGCGAAGTCCATCGCGCAGCAACAGGACCGCCATGTACGGCCGCGGCTGGTGATCGTCGAGTCGACCTTGGAACCGGGCACGGTGGATCGCCAGGTGCTGCCGATTCTCGCCGAGCACGGCGTCGAAGCGGGACGGGACGTGTTGCTCGGAGTGGCGCCGCGGCGCGACTGGTTCGTCGACCCCAGCCGCACCCTGAGAACCCTGGATCGCATCTACAGCGGCCATGGACCGGGCGGCGCCGAGGCGGTGGAATCGGTGCTGGGAATCCTCTGCGACCGGCTGCATCGGGCCTCTTCCTATCGCGTCGCCGAGCTGGTGAAATGCGTTGAGAACGCCTACCGGCACGCGGCCATCAGCCTGGCGAACCAGCTCACCCTCGGCTTCCCGGAAGTCGACATGGACGAAGTGCTCGACCTGGCGAGCACCAAGTGGAACATGCAGCGCTACAGCCCGAGCTTCGGCGCCGGTGGCTACTGCATTCCGCTCGCCGGCCAGTACTTGCTACAGGGCGCCAGCCGTCCGGACAGTCTCGGCATCCTACGCGCCGCCTTCGACGGTGACCTGCAAATTCGCCAAGAGGTGGCGGAATCGGTGATCCGGCGTGGTCGCCGGAGCGTCGGCATTCTCGGATTGGCCTACCGCGGCGATCTCAAGGTGTCGGTGATGAGTCCGAGCCTGCACATCGCCGAAGTGCTGCGAACCCGCGGCGTGCCGGTCAAAGTCAGCGATCCCTACTACAGCGCGCGGGAGGTCAGGGACCTCACCGGCCTGGAGACCTTCGACCCGGCGGCGACCCTCGACGAGTTCGATACCTTGATCGTCAACACAGACCACCGGCGCTATCTCGAAAGGGATGTCCTCGAGACGGTGCAGTCCATCTCGCGCGACTTCCTGATTCTCGACAACTACGGCATCTGGAAAGATCTCACCTGGCCCTCGGGTACCCGCTACTACCGCGCCGGAGCACCCGGCTGGCTCGCATCGCTGGACGATCGGCCGGAAATCCTTGCGGCGGTCAACGCCGGGTCCGGCCGGCCGTGA
- a CDS encoding sugar phosphate isomerase/epimerase family protein, protein MTRVGVSTGVLTDKRDLDTLLAFRPEVVEFYNYPTSALPWIARICSDHGIQPALHTPVPYDQPEPLRRFAPTGPDPEEVRQARDLALATLRCAAELSALHVVVHYPSPYPEAHGEIDRAAEADFLAPLAEEADRSGVPLLIENLSAHPTCRLPEHYEELLERYPELGFCLDFGHAHDTDSVAGVPRFAQALGRRIRSCHVYNTKNDGATPHEPFSRHHRAADGWLNPRAAVAAVLEHADPPVLILEPRPLAADEIAAAVAGADWLRELVAAGEDRQ, encoded by the coding sequence GTGACCCGGGTCGGGGTCTCGACCGGCGTTCTGACCGACAAGCGGGACCTCGACACCCTGCTCGCCTTCCGGCCCGAGGTGGTCGAGTTCTACAACTATCCGACTTCTGCCCTGCCGTGGATCGCACGGATCTGCTCGGACCACGGCATCCAGCCGGCCCTCCATACGCCGGTGCCCTACGACCAGCCGGAGCCGCTCCGGCGCTTCGCGCCGACCGGGCCGGACCCGGAAGAAGTCCGCCAGGCCCGCGACCTGGCCCTCGCCACCCTGCGCTGCGCAGCAGAGCTGAGCGCGCTGCACGTGGTGGTGCACTATCCGAGCCCATATCCGGAGGCGCACGGTGAGATTGACCGCGCGGCGGAAGCGGACTTCCTCGCACCGCTCGCGGAGGAGGCCGATCGCAGCGGCGTGCCGCTGTTGATCGAGAACCTGTCGGCCCATCCCACCTGCCGCCTGCCGGAGCACTACGAAGAGCTCCTAGAGCGCTATCCCGAACTCGGCTTCTGCCTCGATTTTGGTCATGCTCACGACACCGACTCCGTGGCCGGCGTGCCCCGGTTCGCTCAGGCCCTCGGCCGGCGGATCCGCTCCTGCCACGTGTACAACACCAAGAACGACGGCGCCACGCCCCACGAGCCCTTTTCCCGTCATCACCGCGCCGCGGACGGCTGGCTGAACCCGCGGGCCGCCGTGGCGGCGGTGCTGGAACATGCCGACCCGCCGGTGCTGATCCTGGAACCCCGACCTCTCGCAGCCGATGAAATCGCCGCCGCGGTGGCCGGAGCGGACTGGCTGCGGGAACTGGTGGCCGCCGGCGAGGATCGGCAATGA
- a CDS encoding pentapeptide repeat-containing protein, producing the protein MLLPQTSEVETLRGLAEAEDREGAIAESSRWTEERIAASGRGLDLTEAALEGLDLSGFDLRRSILNRALLHSTNLSGANLREASLICPGMERANFSGADLTGAYMHALAAQVVNFEGADLTDLVDATGALFHGCNLAGVRASGAVLAGTTFYQCDLSRADFTSANLQGAAINECVLDQSKLESALVSQLTITKCRMQDVDLRHASGQGLNLQRPTSCDGLLLDHANLPRLRCDEVHGDRLSAVRFTAVGADFHGCRWSAPSFAHADLTHSKWLSCSADGADLRGAKLSGASIRDCSLTEPCLEGASGENLQVVESDLRGAKMAHFAGRCAVFRDADLEGADLRHAYLYRAMLTGDPPLAMRMKGANLDSAVLGQAYLTADLRGASLRNANGVYARLNQSDLTGADLAGFNAFQASMVKTHLTGARLHGLSAPIFIDRCPGFAEAIAQTRQEDPEAAGLESFVRTLAEALKAAHRGST; encoded by the coding sequence ATGCTGTTGCCGCAAACTTCTGAAGTAGAGACCCTGCGAGGCCTGGCCGAAGCCGAAGACCGCGAAGGCGCCATCGCCGAATCGAGCCGCTGGACGGAGGAGCGCATCGCCGCTTCCGGTCGCGGCCTGGACTTGACCGAGGCGGCGCTGGAGGGTCTCGATCTCTCCGGCTTCGATCTTCGCCGCAGCATTCTCAACCGAGCCCTCCTTCACAGCACCAACCTGAGCGGCGCCAACCTGCGGGAAGCGAGCCTCATCTGCCCCGGAATGGAGCGGGCCAACTTCAGTGGCGCCGATCTCACCGGCGCCTACATGCACGCCTTGGCGGCTCAGGTGGTCAACTTCGAAGGCGCTGACTTGACCGACCTGGTGGACGCCACCGGAGCGCTCTTTCACGGCTGCAACCTGGCCGGGGTGCGGGCCTCCGGCGCGGTCCTCGCCGGCACCACCTTCTACCAGTGCGATCTCAGCCGAGCGGACTTCACCAGCGCCAATCTCCAGGGGGCGGCGATCAACGAATGCGTGCTCGATCAATCCAAGCTGGAGAGCGCTCTGGTCTCGCAACTGACCATCACCAAGTGCCGCATGCAGGACGTCGATCTGCGCCACGCCAGCGGCCAGGGCTTGAACCTGCAGCGGCCGACGAGCTGCGACGGCCTGCTCCTGGACCACGCGAATCTGCCACGGCTGCGCTGCGATGAGGTCCACGGCGATCGCCTGAGCGCCGTTCGGTTCACCGCCGTCGGAGCGGACTTTCACGGCTGCCGCTGGAGCGCGCCATCCTTCGCCCACGCCGACCTGACCCATTCCAAGTGGCTCTCCTGCAGTGCCGACGGAGCGGACCTCCGAGGCGCCAAATTGAGCGGCGCCTCGATCCGCGATTGCTCCCTCACGGAACCCTGCCTGGAGGGCGCCTCAGGGGAGAACCTACAGGTGGTGGAAAGCGACCTGAGGGGCGCGAAGATGGCGCATTTCGCCGGTCGCTGTGCGGTGTTTCGCGATGCTGACCTGGAAGGCGCGGATCTGCGCCACGCCTATCTCTACCGGGCGATGCTGACCGGCGACCCACCGCTGGCGATGCGGATGAAGGGAGCCAATCTCGATTCCGCCGTTCTCGGCCAGGCGTATCTGACGGCGGATTTGCGCGGCGCCTCGCTGCGCAATGCCAACGGGGTCTATGCCCGCCTCAATCAGTCGGACCTGACCGGCGCCGATCTGGCGGGCTTCAACGCCTTCCAGGCGAGCATGGTCAAGACCCACCTCACCGGTGCTCGCCTGCACGGTCTGTCGGCGCCGATCTTCATCGACCGCTGCCCGGGCTTCGCCGAGGCCATCGCCCAGACCCGCCAGGAGGATCCGGAGGCAGCAGGGCTCGAATCCTTCGTCCGCACCCTGGCCGAGGCCCTCAAGGCGGCCCACCGGGGCTCCACTTGA
- a CDS encoding amino acid--tRNA ligase-related protein, producing MNALPLLYIMMDHLHPGEDPYAFGRSFARQLRTLHQTGEELRQGEEHRLTLGPTGLPALLLSLPEELIEGGDRWSLLQLSTAWLSRLRVQPAVYRYGKSDLPGLFADAREGKPLSPAGEGVKEGDLGPLAAELLWIDHPKKRRSAFDLLTGLLTGYGASSNVLPLYAARHGLRMAAQKGCSPDRRKALTDWAVRLLAASPRRRDVHEFLPELNPQWATSRPSSALPPDVHSEPVAATFTPHLLPSEEAAEKLLEDPTSTSTVVAGRVVHLRRHRTVAFIDLAAGGRRFQIGLPANLPGEARTERIRIHDYLVTEGSLERSRAGTPTVFVTKMLCHIPCQLSPQEAPVFFDRYRLNHGVAGVLSTLRTGFRQAGFIELSTPVLERGFFGGRARPFRTWVAADERWGYLRLTFEKGLKAAIASGIPRCFEIGPSFRNEGRDAAHSPEFTLLEAYAALASMDDMAALAVRLIRNLLPDLPEAVEVSARDACYQTLGVDLEDREAVADALEAAGLESDEVERGRMTLTKRAVRQLDGMVVLTDIPLHRSPLSAQPGEEASLFWLVVNGETCGEIVREELSASRVREDLANHARSHPMVERNDESFVRILEAGLPPCVGLALGVTRLCAAVLGVDNVNDLSL from the coding sequence ATGAACGCTCTGCCGCTACTCTACATAATGATGGATCATTTACATCCTGGGGAAGATCCCTACGCCTTCGGCCGAAGCTTCGCGCGGCAGTTGCGCACCCTCCACCAGACGGGTGAAGAACTGCGGCAGGGCGAGGAGCATCGGCTGACCCTCGGGCCGACTGGATTGCCCGCCCTGCTGCTCTCTCTACCGGAGGAGTTGATCGAAGGTGGAGACCGCTGGTCGCTTCTCCAACTCTCGACCGCTTGGCTGTCGCGCCTCCGTGTACAGCCAGCGGTCTACCGGTACGGCAAGTCCGACCTGCCGGGCCTGTTCGCCGATGCGCGAGAAGGAAAGCCGTTGAGCCCTGCGGGGGAAGGCGTCAAGGAGGGTGACCTCGGCCCTCTGGCCGCGGAGTTGCTGTGGATCGACCATCCCAAGAAGCGGCGATCGGCCTTCGACCTGTTGACCGGCTTGCTCACCGGCTACGGTGCCTCCTCGAACGTCTTGCCGCTCTACGCCGCCCGCCACGGGCTCCGCATGGCGGCGCAGAAGGGTTGCTCGCCCGATCGACGAAAGGCCCTGACCGACTGGGCCGTTCGGCTTTTGGCGGCCTCGCCCCGCCGCCGCGATGTCCATGAGTTTCTGCCGGAACTGAACCCGCAGTGGGCTACATCCCGACCTTCCTCGGCCCTCCCTCCCGACGTCCACAGCGAGCCGGTGGCGGCGACCTTCACTCCGCACCTCCTTCCTTCGGAGGAGGCCGCGGAGAAGCTGCTGGAGGATCCGACATCGACTTCGACCGTGGTGGCGGGTCGCGTCGTTCACCTGCGGCGCCACCGCACCGTCGCCTTCATCGATCTGGCGGCCGGCGGCCGGCGGTTCCAGATCGGACTCCCGGCGAATCTTCCAGGAGAGGCTCGGACCGAGCGGATTCGGATTCACGACTACCTGGTGACCGAGGGCTCTCTGGAGCGCTCGCGGGCCGGCACGCCGACCGTGTTCGTGACCAAGATGTTATGCCACATACCCTGCCAGCTTTCGCCCCAGGAGGCACCGGTCTTTTTCGACCGCTACCGCCTGAACCACGGCGTGGCAGGGGTTCTGTCCACCCTCCGCACGGGCTTCCGGCAAGCCGGCTTCATCGAACTCTCCACCCCGGTGCTGGAGCGAGGATTCTTCGGTGGCCGAGCCCGGCCCTTTCGAACCTGGGTCGCGGCCGACGAACGCTGGGGCTACCTCCGGCTGACCTTCGAGAAGGGACTGAAGGCGGCCATCGCCAGCGGGATCCCCCGATGCTTCGAGATCGGGCCGAGCTTCAGGAACGAGGGAAGAGATGCCGCTCACAGCCCGGAATTCACCCTTCTCGAAGCCTACGCCGCCCTCGCTTCGATGGACGACATGGCGGCCCTCGCCGTGCGACTGATCCGCAACCTCTTGCCGGACCTGCCGGAGGCCGTCGAGGTCAGCGCCCGGGACGCCTGTTATCAAACCCTGGGCGTCGACCTGGAAGACCGAGAAGCTGTGGCGGACGCTCTAGAAGCCGCGGGCCTGGAGTCGGATGAGGTCGAACGGGGGAGGATGACGCTGACCAAGCGCGCGGTACGCCAGCTCGACGGCATGGTGGTCCTGACGGACATCCCACTGCACCGGAGTCCGCTGTCGGCCCAGCCAGGAGAAGAAGCAAGTCTGTTCTGGCTGGTGGTGAACGGCGAAACCTGCGGCGAGATCGTGCGCGAAGAGCTGAGCGCCTCGCGGGTGCGGGAGGACTTGGCGAACCACGCACGCAGCCATCCGATGGTCGAACGGAACGACGAGAGTTTCGTTCGCATTCTCGAAGCCGGCCTACCGCCTTGCGTCGGACTCGCCCTGGGCGTGACGCGGTTGTGCGCGGCGGTCCTTGGGGTCGACAACGTCAACGATTTATCTCTATAG
- a CDS encoding class I adenylate-forming enzyme family protein, whose product MSPWVPGEGWRVKVIARRLLEMAAHRPHGLALVDAEPSGADPSVDYRTLDRGSNRIAGLLSARGVRPDEPVVVFTSNRVRDVVALLGAWRAGAVAVPVHRSNVAATVEHVFAATGARLAVGWDESAKAPVPASAAVDGEVLRLRQEPPAARDELRDGLLVVFTSGTTGVPKGVVLSDTAFAGKLDAIDRVLTFRDSARTLLVLQLNFSFAQWVCLLTLSKGGTVFVLRKFAAPPFLESLQRFDIDYTAVVPTMLRAAQPPLEGPASVPLAGLRERRSPRLIIAGGEPLSADLGRRYVELLPDSQLTDVFGLTETCTSDFIVPPERYPEWAGSIGRPSPNVDFRLVDPETGTVVPAGEEGELEIRTPFAMTAYLGAPDLTRSSYRDGYFRTGDLAAIDDNGCVRLAGRRKDVIIRGGNKVSPLEIDNVLVRHPGVRACLSTGVEDPDLGQRIHTLIVPQGEPPEEDRLREWLSLRLEKYKVPDRIHRALELPQGRTGKADRRALREWIEYDSALSSKRN is encoded by the coding sequence ATGTCTCCTTGGGTCCCCGGCGAGGGATGGCGGGTGAAGGTGATCGCCCGGCGCCTGCTCGAAATGGCGGCTCACCGGCCGCACGGGCTGGCGCTGGTGGACGCAGAACCGTCCGGGGCGGATCCATCCGTCGACTACCGGACACTGGACCGAGGGTCGAACCGAATCGCAGGCCTCCTCAGCGCCCGTGGGGTGAGGCCCGACGAGCCGGTAGTGGTGTTCACCTCCAATCGGGTGCGCGACGTCGTCGCCCTGCTGGGTGCCTGGCGGGCCGGCGCCGTAGCGGTACCGGTACACCGCTCGAATGTGGCGGCTACGGTAGAGCACGTCTTCGCAGCGACCGGCGCTCGGCTGGCCGTCGGTTGGGACGAGTCGGCGAAGGCTCCGGTGCCCGCAAGCGCCGCGGTAGACGGAGAGGTGCTGAGGTTGCGGCAGGAGCCGCCCGCCGCTCGAGACGAGCTGCGCGACGGCCTCCTCGTGGTCTTTACCTCCGGCACGACAGGCGTTCCGAAAGGCGTCGTCCTTTCGGATACCGCCTTCGCCGGCAAGCTCGACGCGATCGACCGCGTGCTCACCTTTCGCGATAGCGCCCGCACCTTACTGGTGCTGCAGCTCAATTTCTCCTTCGCCCAGTGGGTGTGCCTGCTGACCTTGAGCAAGGGCGGCACCGTATTCGTCCTGCGCAAGTTCGCCGCACCACCGTTCCTCGAGAGTCTCCAGCGCTTTGACATCGACTACACGGCGGTGGTTCCCACCATGCTGCGGGCGGCGCAGCCGCCGCTCGAAGGGCCGGCCAGCGTACCCCTTGCAGGGTTGCGCGAACGCCGCTCCCCGCGGCTGATCATCGCCGGCGGTGAGCCGCTATCGGCGGACCTCGGCCGGCGCTACGTTGAGCTGCTGCCGGACAGTCAACTGACCGATGTTTTCGGATTGACCGAGACCTGTACCTCGGACTTCATCGTGCCCCCGGAACGCTATCCGGAATGGGCGGGGAGCATCGGCCGGCCGAGTCCCAACGTCGACTTTCGTCTCGTCGACCCGGAAACCGGCACCGTCGTGCCGGCCGGGGAGGAGGGCGAGTTGGAGATTAGGACCCCCTTCGCCATGACCGCCTACCTCGGGGCTCCGGATCTCACCCGGAGCAGCTATCGGGACGGCTACTTCCGTACCGGCGATCTGGCGGCGATCGACGACAACGGCTGCGTCCGGCTGGCCGGTCGCCGCAAGGACGTGATCATTCGCGGCGGCAACAAGGTGTCTCCGCTCGAGATCGACAACGTCCTCGTTCGGCACCCTGGGGTACGGGCTTGTCTCTCCACGGGGGTGGAGGATCCGGACCTTGGACAGCGGATCCATACGTTGATCGTGCCGCAGGGAGAACCACCGGAGGAGGATCGGCTGCGGGAATGGCTATCGCTACGGCTCGAGAAATACAAGGTGCCGGACCGGATCCATCGGGCCCTCGAACTTCCCCAAGGGCGAACGGGCAAAGCCGACCGGCGAGCCCTTCGCGAGTGGATTGAGTACGATAGCGCCCTGTCCTCTAAGAGAAACTGA